The following nucleotide sequence is from Pedobacter sp. PACM 27299.
GTTCATTAATGGCCGCTTTGGAAAGTAACACGAATGAAAAAGTAGCGGTTGTGGACTGGTTGGCTAAACACCAGGAACTGGAAATGCAGCTGCGTTCTTTTATAAAATCAGATGCAGAGTAATTTAAGCATATGCTTATAGTAAAACAGGGTGTGTCCTATGATACACCCTGTTTTGGTTTATATGAATTGTTTTCTTGGAACAGCCTGTCTTTCCACCTCATAAACATGACATAATTTTTAAGATTCTATATTAAAAATATCACTCTTCTACGCAGAATATAGGTACTTTTGCCCCATAATTTCAGGGATTTGGAGCTGTTTCTTCGAAGCCATGAATTTATGCCAGCAGGAAGGAAGATCTCGAATTATAATTAGCGGGACGGACTAGGACTGTAACCAACAAAATAACCAACAAGAACATCGATAACTAACATTTTCAAATGAAAATAGCAATTAATGGTTTTGGTAGAATTGGCCGTATTTTTTTACGCAGTGCCATCGAAAAAAACATCAATGTTGTGGCCATCAATGACCTCGGAGATCCGGCAACACTCGCGCATTTATTCAAATACGACACGGTTCACCGTGGATTTAAGGGTACAGTCAGCTTTGAAGCTGATGCTTTAATTGTGAATGAAAAGAAAATCCAGGTTTATGCAAAGTCTAATCCGGCAGAATTGCCTTGGGCGGAACTTGGAATCGATCTGGTTTTAGAATCTACCGGTAAGTTTACCAGCAGAGCAGGAGCGGATCTGCATTTGCAGGCGGGAGCGAAGCAGGTATTGATTTCGGCACCTGCCGCAGATAAGGACATTCCTATGGTGGTATTGGGTGTAAATGAAACGCATATCGATTTGAAGTCGCCCATTCTGTCTAATGCTTCCTGTACCACAAACAATGTGGCACCAATGGTGAAAATCCTGGACGACAACTGGGGTGTATTGGAAGGATATATTACCACGATCCACTCCATGACTGGTGATCAAAACCTGCATGATGGACCGCATAAAGATTTAAGAAGAGCGAGAGCGGCTTCGGCTTCGATCATTCCAACGAGTACAGGAGCGGCAAAAGCGATCACCAATATTTTTCCTCATCTGGAAGGGAAATTGGGCGGTGCAGGAATCAGGGTTCCAGTATTGAACGGTTCCTTAACTGATTTTACCTGTCTGCTGAAAACAGCAACCACGATTGAAGAAATCAATGCTGCATTCAAAAAAGCATCAGAAAATGAATTAAAAGAGCTGGTAGAATATACCGAAGACCCTATTGTTTCCGTTGATATTCTAGACAATCCACATTCCTGCATCTTTGATGCACAGCTGACCTCTATCGTTGGTGATATGGTGAAAGTGGTGGGTTGGTATGATAATGAGTCTGGATATTCCAACCGTTTGGTGGATCTGGTATTAAAAATTGCAGCAACACATGATTAAGAGAATTACAGCGGCAGAGACCTTGCCACTAAGAAGTTTAGTCCTGAGAAATGGGATGGCTTACGAGCAGTGTGTTTTTCCTCAGGATGATCAGGCGGGTGTTTTTCATCTTGGCTGTTTTGAAGGAACAAAACTG
It contains:
- the gap gene encoding type I glyceraldehyde-3-phosphate dehydrogenase; translation: MKIAINGFGRIGRIFLRSAIEKNINVVAINDLGDPATLAHLFKYDTVHRGFKGTVSFEADALIVNEKKIQVYAKSNPAELPWAELGIDLVLESTGKFTSRAGADLHLQAGAKQVLISAPAADKDIPMVVLGVNETHIDLKSPILSNASCTTNNVAPMVKILDDNWGVLEGYITTIHSMTGDQNLHDGPHKDLRRARAASASIIPTSTGAAKAITNIFPHLEGKLGGAGIRVPVLNGSLTDFTCLLKTATTIEEINAAFKKASENELKELVEYTEDPIVSVDILDNPHSCIFDAQLTSIVGDMVKVVGWYDNESGYSNRLVDLVLKIAATHD